From the Companilactobacillus ginsenosidimutans genome, the window GAAGTGAATCACCTTTTTAGCATCATCAAATGGCAAATTGATGATATCGGATTCAAGATAAAAGTCGATTGGAAATTCAGCGTCGACCACGTGAATCATAACTTGTGACAATTTGCCGGCATCCAAATCTTTCTTCAATTGTTCGCTAGCTTTGTTGATAGACCAAAGGTCTTCTTGCAACAAGTCATCCTTGCTGACATCCAAACTAGTTTGGTTGAAGTCACCATTTTCAATACGGTCTTTGAATTCATTCATTGTAATTTTCATATAAAAACTCCTAGAGATACTTTTTTAAAAATTTATCTACAGTTGCTTGGTAATTCACTGAGTCAACATAGTAACTTCGGATGTGAACACCCTTGTCCAGTGAGTAAGTTTCCTTTGGAAAGTCACCGAATTCAAGCAATTCATCCCTCATAAAGTATGGCACAGCTGTGTCTTGTTTCCCATGCATAAATAAAATTGGTAAGTGGCAATTTTGCAGAGCCTTTGTACAGTCAGCTTGACCATAGAAAAAACCAGCACGAACTTTGGACACAATCGAAATCATGCGTAACAACCAACGGCCAGAAATATGATAACGATCTTTGAAGTGGTAGTTGACTACCTCCTCCATGCTAGTGTACCCAGAGTCCTCTATGACGGCTTTTACGTTATCCGGTAACTTTGTACCCGCCGTCATCATAACGGTCGCTGCACCCATGGAGGCACCAAATATGACCACTTTTTCGTCAGGACGTTTCTTTAGCAGCTCATCAATCCAAGCTTTCGTGTCGATACTCTCAAGATAACCAAATCCTTGATACTTACCTTCACTCTTCCCTGCAGCCTGATTATCAATTTGCAAAACATTATAACCAAGCTTGTTGAAAAGTTGCGCGTGAATATCGAGTGAACTGTGGTCAACCGCAAAACCATGCACGATTAAAACGGTCGTATTTGACGGCTTAACCGTTGGTACGAACCATCCATATAACTTATTACTATTCGAAGTAATTGTCCACTCCTCGCGAGGAAGCTTCAAATAAGCAGCAGTAGCCTCGTCGATACCAGGATCACGCGTCACATGTGGAGCGTCCGAACCCATCGCATTACTATTTCTCTTCTGTAAATACAAAAAGAGCGCATTCAAAATTAGAACAATCAGTAGCAATACTACAACTAAAATCACGATAGTCATTGTCATAAAATCCCTCATTTTTCCAATTCTTTAACACCATTTAATGATAACGCAACTACGATCATCGCTGCGGTAATACCGTAAAATAAATTTCCAAAAGATAGCACTGTAACGATAATACTTCCGGCGTATGGACCAATTGCCCGACCAAGCGAGCCCATTATTGTATACAAACTTTGTAAAGAGCCACGATTTTTACTAGTCGACATTTTGTTCAATAGAGCTGGTATGGTTGGGAAAACCATTGACTCTCCAACGGTCAGTATCAACATTGATACGATGAACATCCAGTATTTATTGGCGTTCGGAAGGATTAAGAATGATAATCCCATAATAATTATTCCGACTAAAATTTGATGTTTCAACAATTTAAACATTTTCGACATGATACGATTCATAATTGGTTGAATTAGTAGCAGTGAACCAGCATTAACGGTGAAGACGATACTGTATTCTCGCTTGCTAAATCCCTCGTTCAGCATATAAACGGACATGTTGCTGTCCCACTGGGTGTAGCCCATCCACATGACAAATACGCCTAAACTGATGATGATCAGGTTGGTCAAATAACGACGCCCACCAATGATTTCCTTGGGATCGGCAGTTTCTGCACTGACATGATACTCATGAGTCTTTTCGGCCTCTTCGTTTGTAGCATCAAGCAAGTTTGCCTTGAAAAAGACAATTAAGATGCACAATACGAATAGGATAACTGGTATAAAGAAAGTGAGAAAAACACTGTACTCAAAAATGAATCCAACAGCGGTTGACCCAATGGCAATTCCCATGTTAGCTGCTAAATACATGTTATTGAATAAGACTCGGCTGTCACCAACTGTTTGTTCTGCCACAAAAGCAGTATAAGCATTGATTGCAGTATAGGAAATTCCCATTCCAAATCCCAACATCACTAGCATGAACAAGTAGCTTGGCCAAATATGATGCACTGTCATCCCTAACAATGAAATGACGGCGATTATATAACCAATCTGCAAGGTCCACTTCTTCGAGATTTTATCAAACAGTACTCCCCCAAGGGCATTTCCTAACATCATAAATCCGGAATACACCATAAGTGAGAACCCAGCAGTAGTCAAAGGTTGGTTTAAATTTTTATTAATAAAGATCATATTAACAGGCAGTATAAACCCCATAACCATATTAAATGTAATATTTAATATCAATAACCATAATTTTTGTGATCGCATTTTTTCACTTCCTTACATAATTTTGTCAAAAAAAAATACCGTGGTAGTTAAACCATGGTATTTCTTTGGTAGTACTCATATGAGTAAACAGCTAAGAAGGTTCACACAACTTGCCGTAAGTATCGCTCACAATTTTCCGGTGAGTGTTGCTTGATACCCTACCTTCGAATGTCATCCTAAATCGATGACTCTCGACTCATCGCATACAGTACATACTAAGCTATTTACGTCCAAACTTCAACTAAATTGTTGTAGTTCCGGCAACTTTTTCATCTGTCCAAATCTTATAGATCAAGTTGAGCAATCCACCCATTTGACCATCGACCCCGTTGTACATCCAACGGTAAATACATACGTCGTCTTTCATTTCTTCAGCTGGAAGGTTGCTGCTATTAGCTGTAACTACAATATCCGCATCTTTGGAATCACTAACGATACTTACATATGGTAAGGCTTCAAGAGTGATTGCCAAGTCAGAATATACTAAGAAGAATGATTCAAGTTCAAGGTAAACGTGAACTTGGATATTTTCGTTATATAGTGAGAAGAAACGGTATGCAATTGCATAAAGTGCATCTGAGATAAGTTTTGACTTACCTTTCAATGAACTATATTTGTCACGTCTCATCAAGTGTTGAACTGTTGAGCCGACCTTGCTCTTCAAGTTTTCATCAGTCAAACTACTCATCGCATCCCCAAAGCCTGAGAACAAGTTAAGGATTTCGATGAAGTTTTGATCCAATGCTAAAACACCAATGATACAAGTAGTTAAGTTGTACTTGTAACGCATGAATTCCTTGTGTGACAAGGCAAAATCAGACACAGTTTGCTCAACATCATATGGAATAAGATCCAAGAAATCATCAATAAAGTTGGCGAAAAGTGGATTATATTTCACAAGTTGTCTTGAGACTGTTTGTAGGTACTCTTCTGATACTTCGAATGTTGTAGGCACGCACATTAGCAAAATATAAAAGTCAGCTGATTGGAACATTTGCTCTTCATAGCTGATTGAGCTCATGGCACGTCTTAATTCTTTAACATCGTCAGAGTTGTTATTTGAATCATCAAATAACGCACTTGCCCCTTCAAAAATATTAGGGAAAGGATAATTGATAACACTTAGTGCTTCAATATTTTGCATATGATTGCCGCCCAGAATACGGTAAGCATGTGCCATAACAACATAAGCATAAAACAATTTTGTAATTGTATTAATTGGTTGTAAACGATATTTCTCTAAAGCAATATCAACAACCTTAAATTCTGTGTTCTTTGAGAATAGTTCAAATGGCCATACGTATCCCCGAGTTGCATTCCAGTACAATGCAGCCACAGCCAAACGAATTGCTTCCTCATTTCCCACAAAGCGCATTGGTTCATAGGCAATTCTAACGCCGAAACGTTTGAGATATCCTCTAACAGGTTTCAAGTGACGCAAAACAGTAGCTTTACTACTATTCAAGTCAGTATAGAACTGTCTGAATGAGCTCTCGTTGCCCTTCACAATGGCATCCAAAAAACGATAACCATCTGATCTAGTTGTTAAAAATGCGTGGTAACCGTCTCTTGTAACGGCAAACATTTCTTCGATCGTATAATCATCTTTTTTGAGAATTTCTTTGAAGTCGTCTTGAATACCTAAAAAGGTATTATAGACACTTCCGTAACTCTTGTTCATTTGATATGCAGCTTTTCTCAAGTTGATATCTTTAACTTTAATGTCTCTGTTTCTATAAGTACCAATCAAATCAGCACTAGCCAATTGGTTCGTACGAATTAGTTTAATTTTATTGAATAACTGAATCTTTTCTACCTCAGATTTAGACAAGAATAAATCAGTAAAACTATCCAATAGTATCACCTCCCGAGTCATATAGATTATATCACGGTATTATTTTTTTACTAAATTGATGTGAAAAAAAATCATAATCTAATTAATCTCAGATACAATTCTCGATACTATTTTTCATAAATTTTCACAAAACTGGACCCTAGGAATACTATGATGTAGGTATTTGCACCAATTTTCAAACCGGCTTACATTTGTGATTTTCCTTATCCAATCCAAATATTACATTTTTATGACAAAAAAATAACCACCCGCTTAGGGGTGGTTATTTTGTTCGGTTCATAAACATTTCGCATAATATCAATGAGTATTGAAAACTTGTATGCGACTAAATTCGTGATTCATAGTATCAATTTTTTATGTTATTGAGACATTTTACGAATCAGATACTTACGTATCCGCTGGGTTTGAATCTAGGAAGGCTTCCACACCGATCACTAAATTCAATCCGTAAACATGAGTATAACTTGTGAGTGGTTTTCTTCCACAATAACGATTTTCTAGTCTAAGACTAGTGGATCGTTATGTACCCAGAATCCTACTGATGGTATTCCACGAATTCCGTAGCCAGGTTCTGGTACCTCGCCGGGAGTTCCTGGTGTACCTGGAGTTCCTGGTACTACTGCACCAGGTGTTCCAGCCATACCACCTAACATACCAATCAATCCTACTGGTAATAAGATGAGTCCACCTAAGATTAATCCGAATCCTGGAATTACTAAGCCTAAGCCGAGTAGTTGTAATCCAAGGTTAAATACCAATGGAATTACGCTCAACAAGAACAATGGTAATGTCAAAAGACTAATTAATAATGGTAATAACATCAATCCAAGTAGTGGAATTGCGATAGCTAACTTCAATAGCAATGGCAAGATTACATGATTGAGTAACATCAATCCAAGAGCGATTAACGGACGAACCAACACGTTCAAGAATAGTAATGGTACTAACAATGGTAGTAATGCGTTACCTAATGCTAACAAGCCTACTAATGGCAAAGCGATTAGATGTGCTAACAAGTTATTCAATAGCATCAATGGTGTTAATGCTAAGAATGTCAATCCATTGGCTAACAATGGTAAGCCGAGTACTAATAGAGGTTTGATTAGGATCTTTAGAGGGAGGATTGCTAAGTCAAATAAGTCTTTGAGTACTCCAGGCAATGCCAAGAGGATAGCTAATGTGTCGCCTAATAATCTCAATCCTTTGACCAAATTACGCAATACAACGATAGGTAAGATGATCAAGGCTGGAATGTTAGCGATAGCTAACATGATGCCAAGGTTGATCAAGATAGGCAATATCGCCTTATCGATTGGTAACGTGATCAAGGTTAGGAGACCTAAGTTTAATAAGAACAATGGTAATGTGAGAAGTCCTGAAATTAATGGCAATGCCAACAATCCTAAGATGTTCAATCCTGTATGAATAATTGGGAACAATAATGCTGCCAACAATAGAGGAAGAGCCAACTTAATTAGATCATTCAAGACCTTCAAGAATGCGATTGGTGTTCCTACCAATCCAAGTGCCAATGCCAATGGTAATAACAATGGTAGTAATGGCCAGAACAATGGGTTAAGCATTGTTAACAATGTTAATAATCCAAGTGCTGGAATTGCTAATGCATTGAATAAATCAATTGGCAATGAGAACAATGGTCCGAGGATATCTTTCAAGATGTCAGCCAACTTGAATGGTATCAACATACCTAATGCTGCTTGTAATGGCAAAATCAATGGTAGTAATGGCCATAAGATTGGGTTAAGTAATGCAATCAATGCACTTAGACCAAGAAGTAATGGTAATCCAAGTAATCCGAGTAGATCGAATGGTAACTTAATCAATCCGTTCAAGGCACCTAATACTAATGGTATTAAGTTACCTAACAATAGTGCTAATGGTAATGCTAATAATGCATTTCCGATGAACTTCAATGGCAATAATAATAGATCTGCCAAAAGCTTAATTGGTAAGTTGCCAAGCAATGCCAATAGAGGTAACAACAATGTTAATCCAATTGGTAAGCTCAATAACATCATTGCTAATGTTATTAATGGCAATGTTACTAAGAAGTTGATCAATCCTGCTAACAATGGAAGACCTAACAACAATAGTGGTAAGCCAACAAATGTTCTCAATAGATTGTTCAAAAGCTTGAATGGAAGAGTTAATAACTCTAATCCAAGTAGTGCCCAGAAGGCAACTCTTCTCAAGATATTGAGTAATGGTAAGTTGAACCATAGTGGCATTGTCAATAAGACTAATGCTAATGGGATCAAGTTTCTCAATAACTTCAATCCGGCTCTTAATAAGTTCAATGGTAATAATGCTAGGAATGTCAATGCTTGTGCAAGCAATGGCAAGACTAGATGTAATACATTTCCGAGTAATACGTTACCTACTAACTTCAATAGGAACAATGGGATAAATCCTAACAAGTCTAACAATGGTAATCCAAGAAGACCAAGGCCATCTAAGACTAAGTTTGAAATAGGATATGCTAGTAATCCTGCAAGTGCGCCCCATAGAAGTGGTGCAATTAAGTTTCTCAAGGTATCAAGTAAGAGTGGAAGTCCAAGCAATTGTGTTAATAACAACAATGGAAGAGCTAACAATCTTACACCAGGAATCAATGTACCTAACAATGCTAATAAGTTTAGCAATGGAAGTCCAAGTAATCCAAGGATATCAAGTGGTAAGCCACCTAAGAAACCTCTCAACAATGGTGTCAAGATAGCGGCTGCGATTGCTGGAATTAAGCTTGTTAATAAGTTCAACAAGATTAATCCAGGAACTAAGAGCAATTTAGCTAATAATTTAGTATTAAATGTTCTTAGAGCTGCAAGAGCTGGTACTAAGATCCAGTTAATAGGATTCAAGAATTGCAATGGTCCAAAGATTGGTAACAACAATAAGTTAGTTAATCCTGCTACTAATAATGGAAGAATTGTATTTCTCAATAAGTCACGTAAGAACTTGAGTGGCATGAGTAATAGATTTAATAATGATAATCCGTTAATCAATGCTGGTATCAAGAACAAACCATCGATTAACAAGTTAAGGAATGGAATGAATCCTGGTAATGCAAGAAGTCCTAACAAGACGAATCTGTTGAATGTCTTAATTAGATCAAGTAACAATCTCAATGCATTTGCCAATACGATAACTGGGTTGAGTAACAATCCAATTAATACTGGTAAGAAGTTTGCTACTAATGCTGATAATCCGTTTGCGATTAAGAATGGTAATACACCCTTAGCAATTGGGAATACCAACAATGTTAATAATGCTAAGTTCAATAGGAATAATGGCAATGTTAGAAGTCCACTTAATAGTGGTAATAACAATAGTCCAAGTACTCCATTTAATAGGTTCAATAGTGGCAATGCAAGCAATGTTACTAGTGGTCCTATTAATAATGTTAATGGTGATAGAATTCCGGCCAAGATTGCTAATGGAACAGAAATCAAGATGTTTCCAAGAATCAATAATGGTAAGAGTAATAAGTCAGCCAATAACTTGAGTGGCAAGATTGATAATGCTGCAAGCAATGGTAATAACAATGTTAATAAGATTGGTAATGATAATAACATGTTAATCAATGCGATAACTGGAAGTGTCAACAAGAATTCTGCAAGACCAGCTAATAATGGAAGAGCTAATCCCAACAATGGTAATCCAAGCAAACCAAGGATATTGTTGAATGCTTTAAGCAATGTTAATAACAATGCTGGAAGGATCAATAATCTTCTCAATAAGTTGAGTGCTGGTAGTCCAAGCCATAGTGGCAATGTCAATAATGCTAATCCGAAGTTCAACAAGTTCAATCCAAGCTTGATAGCTCTTCTGACTAAGTTGAACAATGCTAATCCAATACCTGCTATTAGTTGTGCCAATAATGGTAAGCCGAATAACAACAATGGACGCAAGATAAATGCTTTGTTGAATAGTTTCAATAAGAAGATTGGAAGTGTTGCTAACAATCCGAGCAATGGAAGTAATAGAAGATCAAGAATGTCTTTAATTACGTTTGCTGCAAGATATGTCAACAATCCTGCTAATCCGCCCCATAGAAGTGGAGCAATTAAGTTTCTCAATGTATCTAACAATAATGGTAATAATGCTAGTTGAGTTAGAAGCAATAGAGGCAATCCTAATAATCTGAGACCTGGTGTTAAGGTACCAAGCAAGCCAAGGATATTAAGAAGTGGTAATGCTAATAATCCAAGAAGATCTAATGGCAAGCTACCAAGAATGTTACTCAAGAATCCTAATAGAAGACCATTCAATAATGCAGGAATCAAGCTCAATAATTTATTGTTCAAAAGCTTCAATGGTAACAATAACAATGTTGATAATAATTGAACATTGAATGTTGTCAAAGCTGATAACAATGCCATTCTGAGCCACTTGAATGGGTTCAACAATGAGATTAGACCGAAGAATGGAATTAATGCCAAGAATGTCAAAGCCATAACTACTAATGGAAGAGCTAATTGGTTAAAGATATCAAGGATCCACTTCAATGGTGTTCTCAATAAGTTGAATAGTGCAATCAAGTTCAATAGTAATGGGATTAAGAATAATGCGTCATTCAATAAGTTGATGAATGGAATCAATCCAGGTAATCCTAATAATAAGAATGCACCTAAGTCGATCAATACACCTAAACCTCTTAATAATGAGGCAATCAATCCGAAGATTTGAACAGGAATTGCGAGTAATGGTGATGTTAAACCAAATGCTATTAAGGCATTAATTATAGGCAATGCAAGTTTTGTAATTGGGAATAATAATGCTGCAATGATTGTTCCAATAATCCATGTAGGAAGAATTGCAAGTAATAGTAATGGAATTTGTACTAAGAATAAGTTAATTGCGTTTAATAAGAAGGTGTTAAGAATTGTTAATCCGATTGTCTTCAACAAGTTCAATAATGCTGAAATTACAAGGGTATTAAACATATCTAACAAGATCAATGGCAATGCCAACAAGTAAGGAAGCAATAGTGCAAGGCTTAATAGTTGTAATGGCAATGTGAATAATTGATGCAAACCAGGTATAAGTGTCAATACTAAGTTGATGATGTTCATTCCGAGCAATAGTCCGAATAGAAGTAATCTAATCAAGTTAGGAATTGCTTGTCCAACAAGGTTTGATAGCAATGCTGCAGGAAGTGCTGCAAGTAGTCCAAGACCAAAGTTGAGAAGTCTTCTTAAGAAGTTGAGACCTAACAATAGTGGTAAGGCTAACAATGCTAGTGGAATTAACAATAGTGGCAATAGTAATGGTAGGAATGGTAACAATGTCAACAATCCTAATAACAATGTCAAAATTGGTTCGAGCAACAAGCTCATTAGGAATGGTAGGAATGCCATAGCAATTAATGTATTAGCAAGGGCCATGAGTCCTAATGCAATTGATAATACTAATGGAATTAATGGTAACAACAATGGAAGGATAAATCCTAGCAATGGTGTTAACAATGAGATACCAAACATGTTGGCAACGAAGAATGGCCAAATACCGAATAGCAAGTGACGAATGAATCCATCAACTGTTAATGCACCTGGTAACCAGAATGCAATTGGCATGTATGTCCAATCAAAGATCAATTGGATAATCCAACCAATGACTGGGACAAGTCCCATCCATTGAAGCATCATGAAGATTGGATTTGCAAAGACAATAAATACTGCGAATGCAAGAAGATCATGAATTGCTGGAACCCATTGGGTAGCGAACATGAAGATACCGGCTAAGAACGAACCAATTGAGACAAATCCGAGAGCTAATTGAGCAATGATAATTGGAAGAATCATCAATGGATGTGCAATAGCTGCGGCGATAAAGCCAACACCTAGCAAGAATCCAACGATTGGTAAGTTGAATAGCATGAATAGGATGTCGTAAACCATCATTCTGACGAATCTAAGAACCATAAATGTTACGGCCCATGTTGCGTAGAAGATGACGGAAATCCAAAGTGCGAATACTGCGGGTACATTAATACCAATATTTGCAATAGCTACAACTGCAACAATAGCAGCGGCTACTAAGATAATGAAGATATCAACTAAGAGTACAAATGGAATACCAACTACAACAGCTGGAATAATAAATGCAGTGTTGATAAAGATGAATAGTAACAACCATTTAGCTAATGTCAATGAGATATTAGCAACAAGTGCGGCTGCAAAGTTAAATGCAAATGGTAATACTAATGATCCTAATCTCAATAAGTTAATGAGACCTAGTGATAATAGAGTTGTAATTAATGGTGCAGCAAATGCGAAGATGCTGATACCTTGCATCAAGATGTTCAATGGGTTGAGCCAGTTTACAAACATTCCAATGAAATCAAAGATGATAGCTGGAAGTGTAAAGATTCTGAATGCCCAGAACAATACAGGGTTTTGCATTGCTGTGTAGAACAATTCAATAAATGCCTTGAAGTCACCTATTGGATTGATTAGCCAGTAAGTAAAGATTGGAGCCATGAACCAGAATAGGAATAATCCGGCTGCAATACCAATAATAAATGTCAATAATGCAATTGGAATACCTAATAAGAACAATGGTAAGTTGAGCAATCCTAAGTAAAGGATTGAACCAATAATTGCGACTGGTAGTAATAACAATAGTACTGGAGCAACACCGAGCAATAACATCATACCTGGGATTGCTGAGAATGCGATTGTTACGAAGATGTGTACAAATAGTGCGAAGTTGTTATCAGTAATTAGAGCAGTTCCCCAAAGACCAGCTAACATCCAAATGAGGTCAACGATCAATTGAACAACCCAGCCGACTACTGGGAACAATCCAGCCATTTGTAACATGTACCACATTGGGTTACCTAGAACTAGATACCAGATAAATGAATTGATACCAAATGTTAATGGTAACCAAACGTCAGCTAACATGAATAGTCCTGCAAAGAAGAGAACT encodes:
- a CDS encoding alpha/beta hydrolase → MTMTIVILVVVLLLIVLILNALFLYLQKRNSNAMGSDAPHVTRDPGIDEATAAYLKLPREEWTITSNSNKLYGWFVPTVKPSNTTVLIVHGFAVDHSSLDIHAQLFNKLGYNVLQIDNQAAGKSEGKYQGFGYLESIDTKAWIDELLKKRPDEKVVIFGASMGAATVMMTAGTKLPDNVKAVIEDSGYTSMEEVVNYHFKDRYHISGRWLLRMISIVSKVRAGFFYGQADCTKALQNCHLPILFMHGKQDTAVPYFMRDELLEFGDFPKETYSLDKGVHIRSYYVDSVNYQATVDKFLKKYL
- a CDS encoding MFS transporter; the protein is MRSQKLWLLILNITFNMVMGFILPVNMIFINKNLNQPLTTAGFSLMVYSGFMMLGNALGGVLFDKISKKWTLQIGYIIAVISLLGMTVHHIWPSYLFMLVMLGFGMGISYTAINAYTAFVAEQTVGDSRVLFNNMYLAANMGIAIGSTAVGFIFEYSVFLTFFIPVILFVLCILIVFFKANLLDATNEEAEKTHEYHVSAETADPKEIIGGRRYLTNLIIISLGVFVMWMGYTQWDSNMSVYMLNEGFSKREYSIVFTVNAGSLLLIQPIMNRIMSKMFKLLKHQILVGIIIMGLSFLILPNANKYWMFIVSMLILTVGESMVFPTIPALLNKMSTSKNRGSLQSLYTIMGSLGRAIGPYAGSIIVTVLSFGNLFYGITAAMIVVALSLNGVKELEK
- a CDS encoding helix-turn-helix domain-containing protein; this translates as MDSFTDLFLSKSEVEKIQLFNKIKLIRTNQLASADLIGTYRNRDIKVKDINLRKAAYQMNKSYGSVYNTFLGIQDDFKEILKKDDYTIEEMFAVTRDGYHAFLTTRSDGYRFLDAIVKGNESSFRQFYTDLNSSKATVLRHLKPVRGYLKRFGVRIAYEPMRFVGNEEAIRLAVAALYWNATRGYVWPFELFSKNTEFKVVDIALEKYRLQPINTITKLFYAYVVMAHAYRILGGNHMQNIEALSVINYPFPNIFEGASALFDDSNNNSDDVKELRRAMSSISYEEQMFQSADFYILLMCVPTTFEVSEEYLQTVSRQLVKYNPLFANFIDDFLDLIPYDVEQTVSDFALSHKEFMRYKYNLTTCIIGVLALDQNFIEILNLFSGFGDAMSSLTDENLKSKVGSTVQHLMRRDKYSSLKGKSKLISDALYAIAYRFFSLYNENIQVHVYLELESFFLVYSDLAITLEALPYVSIVSDSKDADIVVTANSSNLPAEEMKDDVCIYRWMYNGVDGQMGGLLNLIYKIWTDEKVAGTTTI